The Synechococcus sp. CC9605 sequence GATGTAACCCATGGCCCGGCGACGGGAGGCGAGGCTGCCGTCCTTGGCCAGGGTGATCATGCGCTCGGCTTCGTCGCGAAGCGCCTTGGCCCGTGCCTTGGTGGTGGTGACTCGACCTTCGCGAATCAGCTGGGTGGTCAGGGCGCGCAGCATTGCCTTGCGCTGGTCAGCTGGACGTCCCAGCTGAGGAACTCGGCATTGATGACGCATGGTTCTGTCGGTGACGAAGACGAAAAAGGACGTTCAGGCCGTTCTGCAGTTATGCAGAAGTGCGGCTCTGGGGGATGGAGATGCCGATGCGCTCGAGGGCTTCGATCACTTCATCAGCAGATTTGGAACCGAAGTTCTTGATCTCCAGAAGATCCTCGTAGCTGAAGCCCATCAGGTCAGAAACGGAGTTGACCTGGGCCCGCTTGAGGCAGTTGTAGGCGCGAACCGAAAGGTTCAGTTCCTCAAGAGGAATCTGTGCTTCCGCCGAGGGCTCGGGTTCAGCAGGAACTTCCTCCACGAGAGTGACCGTGGCCAGCGGCTGGAAAAGCTCAATCAATTGATTGGCTGATTGAGCCAGGGCTTCGTCGGGGGTAATGGAGCCGTCAGTGACGATCTCCATCCGCAGGCGCTCGCGGGCCGAACCGCCTTCGGCAACAGCGGTTTCGTCGATGGTGAAGTTGACCCGGGTCACGGGCATGAACACCGCATCGATCTGGAGTAGATCGATGGCACTGGTTTCTTCGTTGTGGCGATCAACCGGGCGATAGCCGACGCCGCGCTCAACGTGAAGCTCCAGCTCGAGGCTGTGGCCGTCAGCCACGGTGGCAATCGGACGATCGGTGTCCACCACCTGCACCTGGGAGGAGAACTGAAGATCTCCGGCCTTCACCTCAGCGGGACCAGCAACCACGAGACGGCCGATCTCGAGTTCGGCCGAACGGCTGTTGACGGTGAGCTCCTTGCAGTTCAGCAGGATGTCGAGAACGTCCTCACGGACCCCAGGAACCGTGGCGTATTCGTGATTGACACCGGCAATGCGGATGGCGGTAACAGCACTGCCTTCCAGCCCACCCATCAGCACGCGGCGCAGCGCGTTGCCCAGGGTCGTGGCCTGGCCACGCTCGAGGGGGCCGATCAGGAAAACGCCGGACTGGGCGCGATCGTCGGCCACCTGATGCTCAATGCGATCAATCTGGTACTGCAACACGGTCTGAATCGGGGTAAGGGGAGAAACCGGAGGTAAATCAGCTCGGTTCAGACGCGGCGGCGCTTGGGCCGGCGGCAACCGTTATGGGGCAGGGGGGTGACGTCGCGAATCAGGGTGATTTCGAGTCCAGCGACTTGGAGAGCACGGATGGCGGTCTCACGGCCTGAGCCAGGACCCCTTACGAGCACTTCGATCTGACGCATGCCTTGGTCGAGGGCGCGACGTGCTGCTGCTTCTGCGGCGGTTTGAGCCGCGAAGGGGGTGCCTTTGCGAGCACCTTTGAAGCCACTGGCGCCTGCAGACGACCAGGAGATCACCTCACCGGCCGTGTCGGTGATGGACACGATGGTGTTGTTGAAGGTGCTCTGGATGTGAGCAACACCGTTGGGGACGTTTCGCTTGGCCTTCTTGGGCCCGGATTTTTTGACGGTTTTAGCCATGGCCGTATGCAGTCAGTGATTAAGGATGTTGAGGACTTACTTCTTCTTGCCAGCCACAGTTTTCCGCGCGCCGCGGCGGGTGCGGGCGTTGGTGCGGGTGCGTTGGCCACGAACCGGAAGGCTCATGCGGTGGCGACGGCCACGGAGGCAGCCGATGTCCTGCAAACGCTTGAGGGCCATGCCTTCCTGACGGCGCAGATCACCTTCCACCGTGTAATTCTCTAGAGCACCGCGGAGTTTCTGAAGATCTCCGTCCTCCAGATCTTTAACCCGGATGTCGGGGTTCACACCGGTTTTGGCCAGGATGGCCTGTGAGCGGGTGAGCCCAACTCCGTAGATGTAGGTGAGGGACACTTCAATCCGCTTGTCGCGGGGAATGT is a genomic window containing:
- the rplQ gene encoding 50S ribosomal protein L17, with product MRHQCRVPQLGRPADQRKAMLRALTTQLIREGRVTTTKARAKALRDEAERMITLAKDGSLASRRRAMGYIYDKQLVHALFDKAPNRYSDRKGGYTRITRTVPRRGDNAEMAIIELV
- a CDS encoding DNA-directed RNA polymerase subunit alpha, yielding MLQYQIDRIEHQVADDRAQSGVFLIGPLERGQATTLGNALRRVLMGGLEGSAVTAIRIAGVNHEYATVPGVREDVLDILLNCKELTVNSRSAELEIGRLVVAGPAEVKAGDLQFSSQVQVVDTDRPIATVADGHSLELELHVERGVGYRPVDRHNEETSAIDLLQIDAVFMPVTRVNFTIDETAVAEGGSARERLRMEIVTDGSITPDEALAQSANQLIELFQPLATVTLVEEVPAEPEPSAEAQIPLEELNLSVRAYNCLKRAQVNSVSDLMGFSYEDLLEIKNFGSKSADEVIEALERIGISIPQSRTSA
- the rpsK gene encoding 30S ribosomal protein S11; translated protein: MAKTVKKSGPKKAKRNVPNGVAHIQSTFNNTIVSITDTAGEVISWSSAGASGFKGARKGTPFAAQTAAEAAARRALDQGMRQIEVLVRGPGSGRETAIRALQVAGLEITLIRDVTPLPHNGCRRPKRRRV
- the rpsM gene encoding 30S ribosomal protein S13, coding for MARIAGVDIPRDKRIEVSLTYIYGVGLTRSQAILAKTGVNPDIRVKDLEDGDLQKLRGALENYTVEGDLRRQEGMALKRLQDIGCLRGRRHRMSLPVRGQRTRTNARTRRGARKTVAGKKK